AGCACGGAATTCCACCACGGACGGTGTGTTGTCCGAATCGCCATTGCCGAAGGTGATGTTGCCGTTCGAGTTCAGGAAGAACCCGTTCCACACGCAATTCGGCGTCGTCCCGACGAAGCCGTTGAAGAGGAACTCGAAGCCGCCGGCATTCGCGCCGGTCAGCGTCGGACTCCCGGCTCCATCATCATCATCGCCGCGGTTCGGCGTGTTCTGATCGTCGCCGCCCGCCACCTGATGTCCAGGATCAAGGGCCTCGAAGATGATCGCGGCCTGCGTCGAGCTGTCATCTCCCAGCACCCGCTGGGTCACGCCGAGCGTGATGCCCGCGCCAAGCGGAGCCGCTGCAAGACGGTTGGTGTAGCGCAGGAAGCCGCGCGCCAACCCGGCCAATCCACCCGGAGTGAGGGTGATTTGATCAAGCGGCGCTTGATAGAAAATGTGATCGAAGCGATCACTGTCCCCGTCGCCGACGTTGCCGCCTGAGGCCGGCGGGTTCGGCAGCGTGTCGCCGCGCAGATCAACGAAATCCGCGCGCCGATCCATCGGGCACATATCCTCAAAGCACAGCACTTCACCCAGCATCGGCGAAGGATTCTTGCCAATGCCTGCCGGCGTGCCGCCGCTGATGACGAACACTGTGCCTTCTTCGCTGACTGCCAGTCCGCTATGCAGCGTGTAGTCAATCTGCATATCCACTTGCAGGACGCTGCCGAGCGTGCCCGGCACGACCGCCGTGCCGCCGGCCGGCGGCCTGAGGTCGGGGCCGTTGCCTTCGACGAAGATGCGGAAGACGTTGACGCCGGCCGAAGCGGTCTGGCCCGCCACCGCCGGATCAGCAAAGCCGTCGGCTGCCGGAATCGTGCCGCCGACATTCGCGGTCGCTCCACCTGTGGCGCGGCCCGAGCAGAGGTCAAAAGCGCCGGAGCAGTCGGCGAAGCTGATGACCATGGAAGGCGTGCCGCTGGTGAAGGCCGAAGGCGCCGGGAAGAGGCCCTCGGTCAACTGTTCGAAGCTGACCGCGCCGGGCACGAAGGAGCGGGCGACGGCCGCATAAAGGACGTTGCAAGCACCGGTGGCCAGGCTGACGACGTTGCCGTAGGTGCCTGACGAGCCGCGCCCATAGTTGGTGTTGCGCGCGCCGCCGGAGAGATTAGCCGGACTGGCGGTTGAGCCTACCCAGCTATTGAGGGTCGGCGGATCGGTAATCGGGCCAGCAATGACGCGATTGACGCGCGGGCTGGGGCAACCGGCAACGGTGCGCGAAACTTCGGTCGCCTTGAAGATGGCGCCGCCGGTGAACTGAATCAAGTCCACCAACTGGTAGTACAGCGAGCCGTCGTCATCAACGGCGACGCCGGCGATGTTCGAGAACTTGCTGGCCAAAATCTGGCGCACACCCGCCGGCGCCACTCCGCCCACCACGTCGGTGAAGGCGAAGGCGAAGATGCGGGTGCGAATCGGCTGATTGGCGGAGTTCGAGGAGCAGCCTTCCGTGTCAAGGACCGACACGTAGACGACTTCACCGATTGTGCCGCAGAGGCCGAAATCGCCGAGGTCGGCAACCGGCTGCACGGCGATGCCGGTGACCGTCACCTGGTCGTCGGTGCAGCCAAGTGACCCGGGCGTGATAGCAAAACCGCCGGACGCGCCCGCGTTGACCAGCGCCGGGATATTGATCTGGCGCAAGCCGCCGGCCTCGACCGTGGCGTTGTCATCGTTGTTGTCGGTGCCGACCCAGAGGTTGCCGAGCGAGTCGCCGTAATAGAACACGTTCTCCGCGAAACCGTTAGCGACGGTATGCTCGGAGATGGCGGCGCGCGTCAGCGTCGTGTCGATGTCGGATTCGACAAATGAGAAGTCATCGACTTTCGCTTCGCGGTCGGCAGCGCAATCTTCGCGGCCATCCCAGTCGGCGATCAGCGCGACTTCCGAGAACTGATTATCACGCCCGCCAATCGTCGTGATCAGCGCGGCCGAGAGCGCCGAGTTGGCATTGAGCACCAGCGGCTGGCCCGACTGCGGGGTGAACTCACCGCCGCCATGGTTGCCGCTCTGGGTTTTCTTCGCCAGTAACTGGGCGATTTTCGCAGAGGCATCCGCCGATTTTGAGCGGCGAATGCCCAGAGCCTTAAGTGTCTCAGCTGAAATCTTGCCGCCCACCGATTCCTGAGAGGAATTAGTGGCCTCGACAACATTCGGCTGAACCGCCGCCTCGCCAGGTGCCGCTGTGGCGCGCGCCGGAGCGGCCAATGGCGCTCGTGCGTTCGCCGCAGCGCCCGCGGCGCGGGCTTTGAGGCCCACGAGCGGCACTGCCAGGGCGGCGACAACAACAGCCAGCCCGATCATCAACATGACTCTCTTTATGTTCATCTTCTATCCCTCTCCAAAGTTATTGGGAAAACTGATTCCTTTACCATTACTTTCTCCAGCAATCGCTGGATGCGGTCTGTCAAACGTCTCATCCTTCGGATTCACAATCCGAGCGACAGAGTTCTGAAGCAACCCTGCGCACGCTGATATTTCAATTACGCCTTAATTTCGGCTTCAACCCAGACATACAGCCAAAATGCATGAGGAGGCTGGCTCCTGTTGAGCAATTCGCATTCCCCGAATTGAGCATCTCAGCCGCCCGCTTGAATTTCAGAACGCTTGCCCGATATACAAGATTTTTCGCAGCTTGTGACCTTTTATGGCCAGCAGCCAGAGAGGCAATCGCGTCATCAGCGCGGATACCAAGTTCCCAGGTGGTTGTTCATTCAGTAGCCACTCGGTACTGTTTATCCATAGTAGCCGGTTAAATTCTTGTGTCTCAAGGGCACTGGCAGCGCCCTCCACATTTCAAAGCGTGGTCGCCGGGCCTCCTGCAATCACCATCCCGACCATATGCGGAAATAATAAAGTCGAGCCCTTCTGTTTATCATCTTCGCCGCCGCCATGCAAGCCCGAACGGAGAATCAGGCGGTCGCCGAGGAGATTTATAGCGGCCATTCTTTATCCAGGAATTGCAGGCAGAGCCGTTCCTGTCCGTCATCGCCGATAAAACGGTTACGTAGAATCGCCAGGCCCTCGAAGTGGCGTGCCGCGCAGCTGACGCGCAGCAGATCAAACTCCGGCGGCGCCTTGCGCACGAGGATGCGCAACCCCGTGCGGCTGACGTTTTCGGTCATCGCCTCTTCGCGGATTGGGGTAGGCCATTCGGTGCTGATGTAGTCGAGGCAAATCGGCTCGGCGCGGGCGACGCGCCGGGCGCGACGGCGGTCATTGCCGGCCCAGTGGCGCGTGCGAAAGGTCGCCCAGGGCTTTTCCAGGTAACCCGGCGGCGGATGCTCGCCAATGAATTCAAGGCCGATGACGCGCATGCCCTTCTTCATCGGCTCGATGCGTCGCACCAGCGCGTAGACACTGTAGCTTGTATCCATGAAGCCGTGCGAGCGCAGCTTTGCCGGCAGCGGTAATGATAGGTACAGCACCATGCCATAGCGCACGAGCCGATTGAGCCGCAGGCGCAATCCTGTGCGGCTGACGTCGAGCGTTTCGGCCATCTCGCTCCACTTGCCGACGGCCCCCTGATCAACCCCGACGATGCGCACCGGCAGGGCGAGCTTGAGACGGTCGGTGCGGCGGCGATTATCGGTCGAGCTGATTTTGCCCGATTCGACGTAAGCGGCGCGCGGCGCGGCATGCTGCTGGATGTGGAAGGACTGCGGCGGCGGCGATGGCCGGCTCGCGGCGGGCGCTGATGTTGCGGATGCGGCGGGCGCTGGTGTTGCGGTCGTTGTTGCCCCGGGCGACGCAGCCGAAGAGAGCGCCGCATCATAATCGCGGCGGCGCGCGAAGCTGGCGAGCGCCGCAAACCCTTGCGCAATTTTATTGAACGCCCGCTCGATGCGAGTCAGCATTTCGGCAGGCAGCGAGGCGCTAATCTGATATGGCGGATAAAGGATAGCCAGGGTCTCAGCCAGGGCGCGGTCGAGTTGTTCGCGCGACACGTCGCGCCCGACGCCCAGGGCCTGGTAATAGGTTGTCGCCGTTTCGATGCGCGCCAACAAACGATCCAGGTCGAGGAAGAAAGAGTTTCCTCTGACGCTAAGCGGTAATGGCTCGTTGAACCCAGCAGTTGCCCAATCCGCGGAGGAAGTAGTCCGGCTCAAGCAGGCTCCTTTTGATGAAGCAAGCGACGAATGGTGCGGGGGCAACCGAGCGCGCAAGCGCTGATCAAGCTCATTATGTAGATCGCCGAAAATTTGTCAATGGTGTTATGTTCGCAAAAACCCACCGCCGCCTGTGTAAAATCACATTTCTAACCACGGCGACGCCGCGCCCGCGGGGGCTTTGCCTCCGCCGCCCGCCGGGTGTAAAATATGCGGCCAGAGATCATCAAGGTTACGAACTACGGGAAATGAGCGACGTTTGATTGTCCGTGTGGAGTCGCTCGCGCCACTGAACTTCAAAAACCGGAGGCCCGCTATGCACGCTCTGGCCCGCGTCCTGCTGCTGATGGCCTTAACGCTGAGCGCCCCTGTCTCTGCGCCATCGCAATCCGTTTCGCCGCAGTCAAAAGAAGTGAATGCCGCCGGCACGATCAGCGGTCGCGTCACCATCGCCGGCAAGCCCGCCGCCAATATTCCCGTCGCCGTGATGCCCGACCCGCAGCGCATGCCGCGAGGACGCATCGTTGGCAGCAGCACGACGGACGCCGACGGTCACTTTCAAATCACCCATGTGCCGGCGGGCCGGTTCTATGTCAGGGCGGTCGCGCCCGTTTTTTATAATGAAGCGGAAGGCAATGACTATCCCGGAGGCAGCGCGATCACGCTGGCCGATGGCGAGACGGTCGAAGACATCCACCTCGCCTTGCGGCGCGGCGGCGTCATCACCGGTCGCGTCACGGAAGAGACGGGCCGCCCGCTCATCCAGGAATACATCCACCTCTACCGCATCAACCCGCGGGACGCCCGGCACGAGCCCTACAACCGCAATTACACCGTCATGCAGACGGATGACCGCGGCATCTACCGCATCTACGGCCTGCCGCCGGGCCGCTATCTGGTCAGCGCCGGTATACCTGCGGGCCGCGATGGCAGCGCCAGCATGAGCCGTGGGAACAGCTATTACCCGCAAACCTTTTACCCCAGCGTCCGCGACGAGGCCAAAGCCGGTGAGGTGGAAGTTACAGAAGGCGGCGAGGCCACCGGCATCGACTTGGCCCTGGGCCACACCGAAAAATCTTACACGGCGCTCGTGCGCGTCGTCGCCGACAGCGGCAAGCCGGTGGCCGGCGCGCGTTGCGGCTATGGCACTCAGGACCAGAACGGCAGATTCATGGGCATCTCCGCCATCGGCCCGGAATCGAATGCCGATGGCCAATGCCGAATCGAAGGCGTGGTGCCGGGCAAGTACGTGGCATTTGTAGTTCTGCTCAACGAAACCAGCCCAGCATACGCGAACGGGCCGCCGTCACCGGCGAAGGCGCAAAGCGCCGACAACTACACCTTCGATCCGGCACCTTTTGAGATCACCGACAGCGACGTGAGCGACGTCGAGATCAAGCTGCGTGCCGGCGCCAGCGTCAGCGGCACGGTCGTCATTGAGGGCCTGAGCGAGCAGGAAGCGGCGACGCATTTCCGCGAGCTGAACTTGAACGTTGCTATGGAGGGGCCGATCACCACGCCGCGCTTCAACCGCCCGCAGATCAACGCCGATGGCAGCTTCCGCATCGGCGGGCTGGCGGCGGGCAGAGGCCGCGTCTACCTCTCAAGTTTTCTGGGCCGCAACTTCAGACTGCTGCGCGTCGAGCGCGAGGGCGCTGACCTGACCGCGGGCTTCGACCTTGACGCCGGCGAAAACCTGACCGGCCTGCGGCTGGTCGTCGGCTTTGGGACGGGCGTGATTCGCGGCGAAGTGAAATTCGCAGACGGCCCGCTCCCCGCAGGCTTCCGTGCCTTCGTCACCGTGCGACGCGTCGGCGACAGCCCGCCGCAAAATGCTTTCGCGCAGGTCGATGCGCGCGGGCACTTCGTGGTTGAGGATTTGCTGCCCGGCGAGTACACCCTCACTGCCGGCAGCCGCTCGAAGCCCGTCAACAAAACCGTCAGCGTCACAAACGATAATGAAGCCCAGGTGACCATCGTCCTCGAACGCCCCACGGGTAATAACCAGTGAGCCGCTTTTCACCGGAGGTCGCAGATGAAAAACGCTTTCGCGATTGGCCTGACCCTGTTGATGCTCGGCGCGAGCGCCGGCGCGCAGACCGCGGCGACAAAGTCGGATAAGCGCGCCGGCACGATCAGCGGGCGGCTCACAGACACGGCGAGCCAGCCCATCCCGCACGCTGTCGTTTACGTAACCGGCGCGTCCTCTCAGCGGCGTGAGTCGCGCAACACCAGCACAGACGAGCAGGGCCGCTTCCGCATCACCGACCTGGCGCGCGGCGTCTATAACGTCTTTCCGGTCGCGCCGGGCTACGTGACAGCCGAGGAGGAAACGCCGCGGCGGACGTATCGCGCCGGCGACACCGCCGACTTCACCATGAAGAAAGGTGGCGTCATCACCGGCACGGTCATGACACACACCAACGAGCCGATGACCGATTGCAGCGTCCAGGCCATTCGCGTCCGTGACAAAGACGGCCACGCAGTCACGCTCATCCGCCCATCGGGGGTTGCCAGGGCGGATGATCGCGGCGTCTATCGCATCTACGGCTTATTATCAGGCACCTATGTCGTCTTCGCCTCGGGCAAGCATCCCTTTATCAACGAGCCGAACGTCTATGAGAACGACATGCCGACTTATTACCCATCATCGACGCGCGACACGGCCCAAACCGTCACCGTGCAGGCGGGCGAAGAGGTCAGCGGCATAGCCATTCACTACCGCGGCGAGCGCGGCCATGCCATCAGCGGCAAGATAGCGGGCGTGCCCACGGATGCCGCCAATGCGGGCATTGCGCTGGAACTGTACAACGTCGCGAGCCGCGCGATGGAAGCGCAGAGCTTCGCCGGCGGAAACTTTCCGGGCAGCAGTGGCGACGGCTATGCCTTCTACGGCGTCGCCGACGGTGATTATTTAGTCACGGCGACGACCAACACTTCTAATACGCCGTTCAGAGGCACGGGGCGCGCCTACGTCAAGGTCAGAGGCGCAGACGTCACCGGCACCGATATTACGCTGGCGGCTTATGGCGCAATCGTCGGGACGCTGGCCGTCGAGCCGCTGCGCAACGTCGAAGGCCAGAGCAAGTGCGAGATCAAACGCCTCATGCCGGACGAGATGCTGCTCGAAGCGCGCGCGGAAAAGAAAGCCGCCGAGTTTAACCCGCCGTCGCCCATCGCCCGCCAGGAGGCGCCTTCAGACAAAGGCGCATTCGCCTTCGCCAACCTCGAAGCCGGCCAGTACCGCGTCCTGCCGATGATGCTCGGCGATGATTACTTTGTGCGCTCGATTACACTTCCCGCGCTGGCGAAGAATCAGCCGCCGGTTGACGCCGCCCGCGCGCCGCTGACGGTCAAAGCCGGCGAGCGCCTGAGCGACCTCGCCGTGACGGTCGCCGAAGGCGCGGCGGCGTTGCGCGGTCGTGTAATCCCGGCTACAGAAGGCGCACGCCTGCCCGAGTCCCTGCGCCTGCACCTGGTGCCGGCTGAAAAGGAAGCCGTTGACGACCTGCTGCGCTACTATGAAGCGGAACTGCGGGGCGACAACTTTGAGTTGAAGAACCTGGCGCCGGGCCGCTACTTCGTCATTGCGCGGCGCGCCACCGAGGATGACGCAAGCGCCGACCATCCGCGCCCGGTCGCCTGGGACGCGGAGGCGCGCAAGCGGTTGCGCCAGCGCGCCGAAACGGCCAACGTCACGCTCGAATTGCGGCCCTGCCAGCGGCTCACCGATTACGCGCTCACGTATCAGCCGGCGGCGAAGAAGAAGGCCGAGAGCAATCCGCGGTAAGCCGCTTGCCGCAACCGTGGCGGACGGCTAAACTGATTTTCTGTAGGCCCAATTTTATCTATTGAAGGAGTCCACATGAAGTTCCACAAACTCATCCTCTGTCTGTTCGTTCTCTGCGCCGTGCTGCCGGCCTGCGCGCAGATGAATGGCGCGCGTGAGACCTCGGAAGTCACCATCAAGGGGAAGACGATTTCAGTCAACTATGGCAGCCCGAGCATCAATGGGCCGAGCCTTAAAGGCAAGGATATTTTCACCGTTGCACCCGTCGGCATGGTCTGGAGACTGGGCAAGAATCAAGCGACGGAACTGACCACGACCGGCGATCTCAACGTCGCCGGCAAGACGCTCCCGGCGGGCAAGTACAGCCTCTGGGCGAAGAAGACCGGTGACAATGCCTGGGTTCTCGCCTTCCACCCGAAGACCGGCATCTGGGGCGAGCCGGCGATGAAGGAAGGCTATGTTGCCGAGCTGCCGTTGAAGTCTGAAAAGGTTGCTGATTCCGCCGAGATGCTGAACATCAGCCTGGTTGACATGAAAGGCAAGGCCGGCATCCGTGTTCACTGGGGCACGGCTCTGCTGGTCGGCACGTTCGATGTAAAATAATCGCGCAACCGCTGTCACATATTCAAACACAGGAGAAGGCTGCTCACCGGGCAGCCTTCTTCGTTTTTTAGGGTTGCGGCGCGGTGGCGGCTGGCATCCGAGTTGCCCGTAAATCGGTACGAACCAGCGTTCATTCCATACCGGAGGACAGACATGCTCAAGCGATTTACGGTCATGACCATTCTTGTCGCGTTGCTGTCGCTGGCGGTCGCGCCCGACACCTTCGCCTGCCACAGGCACCGCCGAGCGGTGGCCTATCGCTCGGCTTATTATGGTAACTCGTATTACCGAACGGGCTATTACCCGGCCAGTTATTACCGCACGGGCTACTACAGCCGCCGGCACTACCGGACGGCGGCTTACCGCACGCCGTACCGTTACAGCGGCGTTGCCGGCACGCGCTATTACGCCGTGCGGCGCGGTCACTCGACGCGCAATATGATTTTGACGATTGCCGCGCCGGCGGCGATTGGCGCGGGCCTTGGGGCGGTATTCGGCGGCAAGCGCGGCGCGGGCGTCGGTGCCCTGCTGGGCGGTGGCGGCGGCGCGGCCTATTACCTGCTCAAGCACCGGCGGCGGTATTAACGCCCATTGGAAGTTGATGAGTGATGAGTAAGGAGAAGGTACGGCGCATACGTCTTACCCATCTACTTTTCACTCATCACTCATCACTTCTTGTCATTCACATCTGGCGCAGGCTGGCGGGAATGCGCTACTTTATGGCTTAACTTTAAGCCATGCTGAAAATCATCAATGTCGTTGGCGCGCGCCCGAACTTCATGAAGATCGCCCCGGTGATCGACGAGATGCGCCGCCGCGCCCCGCGCCTCAAGCCGCTGCTGGTGCATACAGGCCAGCACTACGACGCGGCGATGAGCGACTCATTCTTTGCCGACCTCGACATCCCGCGCCCTGATATGAATCTCGAAGTCGGCTCCGCCTCGCACGCCGAGCAGACGGCGCGCATCATGCTGGCTTTCGAGCAAGTCTTGATCGCCGAACGGCCCGACTGGATCGTCGTCGTCGGTGATGTGAATTCGACGATGGCGACGACGCTCGTCGCCTCCAAGATGGCGGTGCGCGTGGCGCACGTCGAAGCCGGTTTGCGCAGCCGCGACCGAGGCATGCCCGAAGAAATCAACCGCCTGGTCACGGATGCGCTCGCCGACCTGTTGCTGACGCCTTCGCGCGACGCCGACGACAACTTGCGGCGCGAAGGCATCGCCCCTGAAAAGATTTGCTTTGTCGGCAATGTGATGATTGACACGCTGTTTCGCAGTCTCGAACGAGCGAAGCAATCGACGGTGCTAGACCATTTCAAGGTCCAGCGCGGCGCCTTCGCGGCCATGACTCTGCACCGCCCCGCGAACGTAGACGACCCGGCAATACTCTCCGGCATTCTCGACGCCCTCGAAGCGATTCAAGAGCGGCTGCCGATCATCTTCCCGGCGCACCCGCGCACGTTGTCACGACTTCAAGCCTTTGGCCTCTTAGAGCGCGCCCGCCGCTTACCGGGGCTGACGCTCACCGAGCCGCTCGGCTACCTCGATTTCTTGCAGCTCTACAGCAACAGCCGGGTGGTGCTGACCGACAGCGGCGGCATACAAGAAGAGACGACGGCGCTCGGTATCCCCTGCCTGACCCTGCGGCATAACACCGAGCGCCCGGTGACCATTAGCGAAGGCACCAACCGGCTGGTCGGCAACGATCCGCAGGTCATCCGGCGCGAAGCCTTTGCGGCGCTCGACAACCCGCCGCCGCGCGGGCGCGTGCCAGAGCGATGGGACGGCCATGCGGCGGCCCGCATCGTTGACGCCATCGAAGCCGCAAGCCGCGCCTGACGGGAAAGCGGCGCGGCGACGCGGCGACGCGGCGATTGATGAGCAAAAGCGAATCACTTGCGGCCCGGTCAAGATCGCGCACCGCAACCATGACGATTAAGCAACCCATCCACAACGATGACTCCGCCGCCGCCTCCCCGCGTCACGGCGTCTCCGCGTCGCTTGAAGGGCTGCTTATCTTCTGGTTTGTCGCCTCGCCCATCGCATCGTTTTACCTGCGCTTCCCGGTTGATAAATCGCTCGTCACCTTCAACCGCGCGGTGATCGTCATTGCGGTCGGGCTGCTGATCGTCAAAGCACTGACGAACCGACGCGGGCAAGCTGAACAGAGGCCGCGCTTCGCTTTCACGGCGACGAAGTTTGAAATCGCATGGGCGATGGTCGCGCTGATCGCTTTGGTCAACGCGGCGTTTCTGTCGAATGATTTCCCCTACGGGCTGAAGCTGGCGATTGATACCTTCGGCCTGCCGCTGGTGATCTTTCATCTCGCTCGCTATCACTTCGACGCGCGTGGCCGCCACCACATGCTTTGGCTGGCCGCCGCGGCGCTGGCGTGGTGCCTGTTCGCCACCGGCGCTTACGAATTGCTCAGAGGCGCGAATCTTTTTCAGTACAAAGGCTCGGAACTCGTGCGTGAAGGCGAGCGGCGTGTCAACGGGCCATTCGCCGCCGATTCGTCTTACGCCATCATCTGCCTGTTGGTCTTCGTGCTGCTTCAGGCCGCGCCGCACCTCTTCCGCTCGAAGCTCGACAAAGTGGCGCGCCTCTTCACCACTGGCGCGCTGATCGCGGCGGCGGTAGCCGTGCTATTGCCCACGTTCCGCTCGGCGGCCCTGGCGCTGTTGGCCTGCTGGTTGATCGTCCGATTTGCCACTCTGAGGAGTGACGCGGCGACGCGGCGACGCGGCGACGCGGCGATGGAAAGACAAAGAGATGGATTGCCGACCTTTGTTTCCCCGCGTCGCCGCGTCGCCGCGTCGCCGCGTCTGTCTTTCGCGGTGTCTGTGATGGCGTTCTTGCTGCTGGCCGGGCTTGGCAGCGCGGCGCTCGGATGGTTTGCGGCGGGCAAGCGCCTGACGAATCCGCGTAACGTCATCGGCAGGCTGGCGACGTGGGAATCAGCGGTAGGTATCACGCTCGACAATCCTGTCGGCGGCGTCGGACTGGCGAATTACCAGTGGGCCTTCGATCAACGATATTTCTATAGCGACACCGAGGCCGAGGCCTTGCTCGACACGACGGCGGCTGACAGTCCGCACTCGAATTTGCTGTGGGTCGCGGCAGAGATGGGCGTGGTCGCGTTTCTGTTGTATGTCATCGCCAATGCCTATCTGTTTCTGATCGGCTGGCGGGCGCTGCGGCGGGCGCAGAGTGGGGGCGCGCGCGCCGCGGCGGCGGCATTCATCGCTCTGTTTGTCGCTTATTGGCTTCCCGGTTTGACGCTGGCGAGCGGCTATTATTCGGACGTCAATCTCTATTTCTTCTTCTTGATGGGCCTGCTATCCAACCCCTCATTCACGGCTGATTCACATGAAGTGAGCGCCGCTTGAGCAGCCGGCCGGGTTAAATCGTATAGGGATGGCGCTTGGCGTAGCTGTACGCCGTGTAAGCCGAAACCAGGTGGCAGACCCAGCCGAACCAGCCGCCGGTGCCCAACCAGATGCCCGGCGTGATAATCAGCCAGAAGATGCCGCGTAAAATCTTGCCGTTATAAATCTGCCCGACGCCGGGAATGAAGAAGCTCAACACCGCGGCGATGCCCGGATTTCTCATCTCACCTGGTCTTAGAATGATATGGCTCATATTTCCCTTCCCGTCAGCTATACGATTGGCGACAGAGTGAAAGTTCAACGCTAACCGCGGACAAATGACGCCGGCTGTTATAATTTCTGCACTCGACAGCCGCCGGGCGTGCGTACTAAGGCATGGTGGGGTGGGAAGGGACGACAACATTGGAAGAGGCGACGGAAGCCCGTATCGAACAGGCGCTGGCACGCTCGGCGGCGGGCGATCAGTTGGCCTTCGCGGAGATTGTGCGCCAGCATCAAGGCATGGTTTTCAGCCTTGCCTATCACTTTCTACGTGACCGGTGGCTGGCAGAGGAGTTGGCTCAAGAAGTGTTCCTGAACCTCCACCAGAACCTCTCTGCCATACAGTCGTCGGCCCACCTCACGTTCTGGCTGCGCAAGGTCACGGCGCACCGCTCGATTGACCAGACGCGCCGCCAGAAAGTGCGCCCGCAGGTGAGCCTCGACGATGTGCCGGAGCCGGCGGCGCCACACGTGGAAGAGGATTTCATGTTGTCGGAAACCTTGCGGCGGCTGGTCGAGACGCTGCCCGACAAGGCGCGTATGGTCGTGGTGCTGCGCTATCAGGAAGATTTGCAACCGGCAGAGATCGCTGAAGTGCTGGACATGCCGGTCAACACGGTGAAGAGTCACTTGCGGCGCTCGCTGGCGCTGCTGCGCGACAAGCTGAGCCGCTCGGTCGGCGAGGCGAGGACCTAAGCCGCGCCCGAAAATTGGAGAAGTCGAACCATGAGCCGTCTTGATGAAGAATTGAAAGTCGCTTTTCAGCGCCGCGAGCCATCGCCGGATTTTGCGGCGCGCGTGCTGGCACGTCTCGACGAAGCGCCCGTAATGCTTGCGCCGCCGAGCCTATGGCAACGC
The Blastocatellia bacterium DNA segment above includes these coding regions:
- the wecB gene encoding UDP-N-acetylglucosamine 2-epimerase (non-hydrolyzing) gives rise to the protein MLKIINVVGARPNFMKIAPVIDEMRRRAPRLKPLLVHTGQHYDAAMSDSFFADLDIPRPDMNLEVGSASHAEQTARIMLAFEQVLIAERPDWIVVVGDVNSTMATTLVASKMAVRVAHVEAGLRSRDRGMPEEINRLVTDALADLLLTPSRDADDNLRREGIAPEKICFVGNVMIDTLFRSLERAKQSTVLDHFKVQRGAFAAMTLHRPANVDDPAILSGILDALEAIQERLPIIFPAHPRTLSRLQAFGLLERARRLPGLTLTEPLGYLDFLQLYSNSRVVLTDSGGIQEETTALGIPCLTLRHNTERPVTISEGTNRLVGNDPQVIRREAFAALDNPPPRGRVPERWDGHAAARIVDAIEAASRA
- a CDS encoding O-antigen ligase family protein; this encodes MTIKQPIHNDDSAAASPRHGVSASLEGLLIFWFVASPIASFYLRFPVDKSLVTFNRAVIVIAVGLLIVKALTNRRGQAEQRPRFAFTATKFEIAWAMVALIALVNAAFLSNDFPYGLKLAIDTFGLPLVIFHLARYHFDARGRHHMLWLAAAALAWCLFATGAYELLRGANLFQYKGSELVREGERRVNGPFAADSSYAIICLLVFVLLQAAPHLFRSKLDKVARLFTTGALIAAAVAVLLPTFRSAALALLACWLIVRFATLRSDAATRRRGDAAMERQRDGLPTFVSPRRRVAASPRLSFAVSVMAFLLLAGLGSAALGWFAAGKRLTNPRNVIGRLATWESAVGITLDNPVGGVGLANYQWAFDQRYFYSDTEAEALLDTTAADSPHSNLLWVAAEMGVVAFLLYVIANAYLFLIGWRALRRAQSGGARAAAAAFIALFVAYWLPGLTLASGYYSDVNLYFFFLMGLLSNPSFTADSHEVSAA
- a CDS encoding PilZ domain-containing protein, with the protein product MARIETATTYYQALGVGRDVSREQLDRALAETLAILYPPYQISASLPAEMLTRIERAFNKIAQGFAALASFARRRDYDAALSSAASPGATTTATPAPAASATSAPAASRPSPPPQSFHIQQHAAPRAAYVESGKISSTDNRRRTDRLKLALPVRIVGVDQGAVGKWSEMAETLDVSRTGLRLRLNRLVRYGMVLYLSLPLPAKLRSHGFMDTSYSVYALVRRIEPMKKGMRVIGLEFIGEHPPPGYLEKPWATFRTRHWAGNDRRRARRVARAEPICLDYISTEWPTPIREEAMTENVSRTGLRILVRKAPPEFDLLRVSCAARHFEGLAILRNRFIGDDGQERLCLQFLDKEWPL
- a CDS encoding DUF2911 domain-containing protein, with product MKFHKLILCLFVLCAVLPACAQMNGARETSEVTIKGKTISVNYGSPSINGPSLKGKDIFTVAPVGMVWRLGKNQATELTTTGDLNVAGKTLPAGKYSLWAKKTGDNAWVLAFHPKTGIWGEPAMKEGYVAELPLKSEKVADSAEMLNISLVDMKGKAGIRVHWGTALLVGTFDVK
- a CDS encoding carboxypeptidase-like regulatory domain-containing protein: MHALARVLLLMALTLSAPVSAPSQSVSPQSKEVNAAGTISGRVTIAGKPAANIPVAVMPDPQRMPRGRIVGSSTTDADGHFQITHVPAGRFYVRAVAPVFYNEAEGNDYPGGSAITLADGETVEDIHLALRRGGVITGRVTEETGRPLIQEYIHLYRINPRDARHEPYNRNYTVMQTDDRGIYRIYGLPPGRYLVSAGIPAGRDGSASMSRGNSYYPQTFYPSVRDEAKAGEVEVTEGGEATGIDLALGHTEKSYTALVRVVADSGKPVAGARCGYGTQDQNGRFMGISAIGPESNADGQCRIEGVVPGKYVAFVVLLNETSPAYANGPPSPAKAQSADNYTFDPAPFEITDSDVSDVEIKLRAGASVSGTVVIEGLSEQEAATHFRELNLNVAMEGPITTPRFNRPQINADGSFRIGGLAAGRGRVYLSSFLGRNFRLLRVEREGADLTAGFDLDAGENLTGLRLVVGFGTGVIRGEVKFADGPLPAGFRAFVTVRRVGDSPPQNAFAQVDARGHFVVEDLLPGEYTLTAGSRSKPVNKTVSVTNDNEAQVTIVLERPTGNNQ
- a CDS encoding carboxypeptidase-like regulatory domain-containing protein, which encodes MKNAFAIGLTLLMLGASAGAQTAATKSDKRAGTISGRLTDTASQPIPHAVVYVTGASSQRRESRNTSTDEQGRFRITDLARGVYNVFPVAPGYVTAEEETPRRTYRAGDTADFTMKKGGVITGTVMTHTNEPMTDCSVQAIRVRDKDGHAVTLIRPSGVARADDRGVYRIYGLLSGTYVVFASGKHPFINEPNVYENDMPTYYPSSTRDTAQTVTVQAGEEVSGIAIHYRGERGHAISGKIAGVPTDAANAGIALELYNVASRAMEAQSFAGGNFPGSSGDGYAFYGVADGDYLVTATTNTSNTPFRGTGRAYVKVRGADVTGTDITLAAYGAIVGTLAVEPLRNVEGQSKCEIKRLMPDEMLLEARAEKKAAEFNPPSPIARQEAPSDKGAFAFANLEAGQYRVLPMMLGDDYFVRSITLPALAKNQPPVDAARAPLTVKAGERLSDLAVTVAEGAAALRGRVIPATEGARLPESLRLHLVPAEKEAVDDLLRYYEAELRGDNFELKNLAPGRYFVIARRATEDDASADHPRPVAWDAEARKRLRQRAETANVTLELRPCQRLTDYALTYQPAAKKKAESNPR